The following are from one region of the Roseobacter fucihabitans genome:
- a CDS encoding MliC family protein, whose product MHRAVYALVLWCLWGMTAYAGPISATYTCERSVKIPTVFAQDKDAGSIVVMILEGALIQLAITPAASGARYADTTDQSGYVWWTKAEAATLSWFDAQTGQETFVYRQCRKSDDEVPG is encoded by the coding sequence ATGCATCGCGCGGTGTATGCGCTCGTGCTCTGGTGTCTGTGGGGTATGACCGCCTATGCCGGGCCGATTTCCGCGACATATACCTGCGAGCGGTCGGTCAAAATTCCAACGGTCTTTGCGCAGGATAAGGACGCGGGGTCCATTGTCGTGATGATATTAGAAGGCGCGTTGATCCAGCTCGCCATCACGCCCGCTGCATCCGGGGCGCGATATGCTGACACGACAGATCAATCGGGTTATGTCTGGTGGACCAAGGCGGAGGCCGCCACCCTGTCGTGGTTTGACGCGCAAACCGGTCAGGAAACTTTTGTCTACCGCCAGTGTCGAAAATCTGACGATGAGGTGCCGGGATAA
- the grxD gene encoding Grx4 family monothiol glutaredoxin, with product MSDAQSTIKETVTNNDVVLFMKGTKEMPQCGFSSRVAGVLNYMAVDFSDVNVLSDETLRQGIKDYSDWPTVPQLYVKGEFVGGCDIITEMTLSGELDTLFSENGVSFDKDAADKIREANG from the coding sequence ATGTCTGATGCACAATCTACGATCAAAGAAACCGTCACCAATAATGACGTGGTCCTTTTCATGAAGGGCACCAAGGAGATGCCGCAATGTGGTTTTTCCAGCCGTGTGGCAGGTGTTCTGAACTACATGGCCGTCGATTTTTCCGACGTGAACGTTCTGTCTGACGAGACCCTGCGCCAGGGCATCAAGGATTATTCGGACTGGCCGACAGTACCACAGCTTTACGTCAAGGGCGAGTTCGTAGGCGGCTGCGACATCATCACCGAAATGACCCTGTCGGGCGAATTGGACACGCTGTTTTCAGAAAATGGCGTGAGCTTTGATAAGGACGCCGCCGATAAAATCCGCGAGGCCAACGGCTAA
- a CDS encoding BolA/IbaG family iron-sulfur metabolism protein → MPMQAHEIEDLLRASFPDATITVEGNDGVHMAAMVVDESFRGKNRVQQQRAVYAALKGKMDGSNGELHALALTTKVPD, encoded by the coding sequence ATGCCGATGCAAGCCCATGAAATCGAAGACCTGCTGCGCGCCAGCTTTCCCGATGCGACCATAACGGTTGAAGGAAACGACGGTGTGCATATGGCCGCCATGGTGGTGGACGAAAGCTTTCGCGGCAAGAACCGCGTCCAGCAACAGCGCGCCGTTTATGCGGCCCTCAAAGGCAAGATGGACGGCTCAAACGGTGAATTACACGCTCTGGCACTCACGACGAAAGTCCCGGATTAA
- a CDS encoding XdhC family protein codes for MDVFENAPEQALAWHDAGRGAVLATVVETWGSAPRRVGAQLVIAGDGEMQGSVSGGCVEGAVVLEATEALETGTQRLLEYGISDGDAFAVGLACGGTIRILVEPVGAVLPVDLLRTLVAARADRTPIAYQVNLDTGARALIDDAYADRFATDRSGFEGEGRIFVAIHNPPLRLIVVGAVHIAQALVPMARIAGYDPFIVDPRAAFGSEARFPGESILPDWPDEALEAIGVDSRTAVVLLTHDPKLDDPALHIALASRAFYIGALGSKRTQAARQHRLAEAGFEPHQIGRIHGPVGLDIGAAAPPEIALSILGEMTRVLRRGS; via the coding sequence ATGGATGTTTTTGAAAACGCGCCGGAGCAGGCCTTGGCCTGGCATGACGCGGGTCGGGGGGCGGTTCTGGCCACGGTGGTTGAAACCTGGGGCTCGGCACCGCGCCGCGTTGGCGCGCAGCTGGTGATTGCCGGGGATGGTGAGATGCAAGGCTCGGTCTCGGGCGGATGTGTCGAAGGCGCGGTCGTTCTGGAGGCCACGGAGGCGCTGGAAACCGGCACGCAAAGGCTGCTTGAATACGGCATCAGCGATGGGGACGCTTTTGCCGTTGGGTTGGCCTGTGGTGGAACGATCCGCATTCTGGTCGAGCCGGTTGGTGCCGTTTTGCCGGTTGATCTGTTGCGCACGCTGGTTGCGGCGCGGGCGGATCGCACACCAATTGCCTATCAGGTCAATTTGGATACCGGTGCGCGGGCACTGATAGATGACGCCTATGCGGATCGTTTTGCGACAGACCGATCCGGGTTTGAGGGTGAGGGCAGGATTTTCGTTGCCATTCACAACCCGCCCTTGCGGTTGATTGTCGTGGGAGCGGTGCATATCGCGCAGGCATTGGTGCCGATGGCGCGGATTGCCGGGTATGATCCCTTTATCGTGGATCCGCGTGCCGCTTTTGGGTCTGAGGCGCGCTTTCCCGGCGAAAGTATACTGCCCGATTGGCCGGATGAGGCGCTGGAAGCCATCGGCGTGGATAGCCGCACGGCTGTTGTTTTGCTCACACATGATCCGAAACTGGACGATCCCGCCCTGCATATCGCGCTGGCCTCGCGCGCCTTTTATATCGGGGCGTTGGGATCAAAACGAACACAGGCCGCGCGCCAGCACCGGTTGGCGGAGGCCGGTTTTGAGCCGCATCAGATCGGGCGCATCCATGGGCCGGTTGGTCTGGACATCGGTGCCGCCGCGCCGCCGGAAATCGCCCTGTCCATCCTCGGCGAAATGACCCGTGTCTTGAGGCGCGGGTCTTGA
- a CDS encoding molybdopterin-binding protein — translation MKFGTIDLAQAKGAILAHSVSLGGRKRLRKGRILSPEDIAALESAGIHHVTVARLEAGDVIENDAAQALAAAIVPDPGGQGIRVTEPFTGRVNLLAEGPGVAVLNVAALEAINRVHPMITLATVPPFQQMSAGGMMATIKIISYGVPRVALLEACALADRSMRLARPAIGSVGLIITEIAGGAGSKGRSAIAARVAAFGMTLSEPVVIAHDEGALAKALGESTDELMLILNGSATSDIDDVAPAALRRAGGQVDRFGMPVDPGNLLFIGRLMDRTVIGLPGCARSPALNGADWVLSRIICGLDVSGDVIAGMGVGGLLKEIPARPQPRAGK, via the coding sequence TTGAAGTTCGGCACCATCGACCTGGCACAGGCGAAAGGTGCCATTCTGGCCCATTCGGTTTCCCTGGGCGGGCGCAAGCGCCTGCGCAAGGGGCGTATCTTGTCGCCCGAAGACATCGCGGCACTTGAAAGTGCCGGCATTCATCACGTCACGGTAGCGCGCCTCGAGGCGGGTGATGTGATCGAAAACGACGCCGCTCAGGCCTTGGCCGCTGCTATCGTACCCGATCCGGGCGGCCAGGGGATACGTGTGACAGAGCCCTTTACCGGCCGCGTTAATCTTTTGGCCGAGGGGCCGGGGGTTGCGGTGCTGAATGTCGCGGCGCTCGAAGCCATCAACCGCGTGCATCCGATGATCACGCTGGCAACCGTACCGCCGTTTCAGCAGATGTCGGCAGGCGGCATGATGGCCACGATCAAGATCATTTCTTACGGCGTGCCACGGGTCGCCTTGCTTGAGGCCTGCGCTTTGGCGGATCGATCCATGCGTCTTGCCAGGCCGGCGATCGGATCGGTCGGGTTGATCATCACTGAAATTGCAGGAGGGGCTGGTTCAAAAGGCCGCAGCGCCATTGCGGCCCGGGTGGCCGCATTCGGCATGACGCTCAGTGAACCGGTGGTGATTGCCCATGACGAAGGCGCGCTTGCAAAGGCACTCGGTGAGAGTACGGATGAGCTGATGTTGATCCTCAATGGCTCCGCAACCTCGGATATCGACGATGTGGCACCTGCCGCCTTGCGCCGCGCGGGAGGGCAAGTGGACAGGTTCGGCATGCCGGTTGACCCCGGTAACCTATTGTTTATAGGTAGACTTATGGATCGAACGGTCATCGGCTTGCCAGGTTGTGCGCGCTCTCCGGCATTGAATGGGGCGGATTGGGTGCTGTCGCGGATCATTTGCGGTCTGGACGTGAGCGGTGATGTCATTGCGGGCATGGGCGTTGGCGGATTGCTCAAGGAGATACCGGCACGCCCGCAGCCGCGCGCGGGAAAGTGA
- a CDS encoding (2Fe-2S)-binding protein — protein MTKVSMTVNGKAASGDVEGRTLLSSFLRDTLELTGTHVGCDTSQCGACVVHVDGEAVKACTMLAAEASGRKVTTIEAMSNADGSLSVLQQAFQDHHGLQCGFCTPGMVMSAAALLKENPDPTEAEIREYLEGNICRCTGYHNIVKAIMAAAGQDVSRIAAE, from the coding sequence ATGACAAAGGTCTCAATGACCGTGAACGGTAAGGCAGCGTCTGGTGACGTGGAGGGGCGCACGTTGCTGTCGTCTTTCTTGCGCGATACGCTGGAACTCACCGGCACCCATGTCGGGTGTGACACCAGCCAATGCGGCGCATGTGTGGTGCATGTTGACGGTGAAGCGGTAAAAGCTTGTACGATGCTCGCCGCCGAAGCCTCCGGTCGCAAGGTGACAACGATTGAGGCCATGTCCAATGCGGATGGATCGCTCAGCGTCCTGCAGCAGGCCTTTCAGGATCACCACGGGTTGCAATGCGGATTTTGCACGCCGGGCATGGTTATGAGTGCCGCAGCGCTTTTGAAAGAGAACCCTGATCCAACGGAAGCGGAAATTCGAGAGTATCTCGAAGGTAATATCTGCAGATGTACGGGATACCACAATATCGTCAAAGCCATCATGGCCGCCGCCGGGCAAGACGTGAGCCGCATCGCTGCCGAATAA
- a CDS encoding xanthine dehydrogenase family protein molybdopterin-binding subunit: protein MPKDGGIGASSKRREDIRFLTGEGNYTDDINLRGQAHVFFLRSDIAHGTITSIDTAAAEAMPGVVKVFTGVDFEAVGGIPCGWQVTDKHGEPMQEPRHPVLAHGKVRHVGEPIAAVVADTLEQARDAAEAIEVDISELPAVVDMKAAVAAGATKVHDDLTSNLCYDWGFVEENKAATDEAFEKAAHVTTLELVNNRLVANPMEPRVAVGDFARGTGDHTLYTTSQNPHVIRLLMGAFVLGIPEHKLRVVAPDVGGGFGTKIFHYQEEAFVTFAAKACNRPVKWTSSRSEAFMSDAHGRDHVTKIELALDAENNFTALRTDTYANMGAYLSTFAPSVPTWLHGTLMAGNYKTPLIYVNVKAVFTNTVPVDAYRGAGRPEATFQLERVVDKAARELGVDPIALRRQNFITQFPYATPVAVEYDTGDYVATMDKLEELGDLSGFEARLKESEAKGKWRGLGINCYIEACGIAPSNLVGQLGARAGLYESATVRVNATGGLVVMTGSHSHGQGHETAFPQVISEMIGIPEDMIEIVHGDTANAPMGMGTYGSRSLAVGGSAMVRATEKIIAKAKKIASHLLEASEDDIELKDGAFSVAGTDKSVAWGDVTLAAYVPHNYPLEDLEPGLEETAFYDPSNFTYPSGAYACEVEVDPDTGKVTIERFTAVDDFGNVVNPMIVTGQVHGGLAQGIGQALLENCSYDENGQLLSASYMDYAMPRADDVPFYAVDHSCQTPCTHNPLGVKGCGEAGAIGSPPSVVNAVVDALQRGGKDVTHIDMPLTPSRVWAAMQ, encoded by the coding sequence ATGCCAAAAGATGGAGGCATCGGCGCAAGCTCAAAGCGCCGCGAGGACATCCGGTTTTTGACCGGCGAGGGAAATTATACCGATGACATCAATCTACGAGGGCAGGCACATGTGTTTTTCCTGCGCTCTGATATTGCACATGGCACGATCACGTCAATTGATACCGCCGCTGCCGAGGCGATGCCCGGCGTCGTCAAAGTATTTACCGGTGTGGATTTTGAAGCGGTCGGAGGGATACCTTGCGGCTGGCAAGTCACCGACAAGCACGGTGAACCGATGCAGGAACCCCGCCACCCCGTCCTGGCGCATGGCAAGGTGCGTCATGTCGGCGAGCCGATTGCGGCCGTTGTTGCAGATACTTTGGAGCAGGCGCGCGATGCGGCTGAGGCCATTGAGGTCGATATCTCCGAATTGCCCGCCGTCGTTGATATGAAGGCGGCCGTGGCAGCTGGCGCAACCAAAGTCCATGACGATCTGACGTCAAACCTCTGTTATGACTGGGGTTTCGTTGAGGAAAACAAAGCCGCCACGGATGAAGCCTTTGAAAAGGCGGCCCATGTCACCACGCTGGAACTGGTCAACAACCGCCTGGTTGCCAATCCGATGGAACCGCGCGTTGCCGTGGGGGATTTCGCCCGTGGCACCGGGGATCACACCCTATATACGACGTCACAAAATCCGCATGTGATCCGGCTTTTGATGGGCGCGTTTGTTCTGGGCATTCCTGAACACAAGCTGCGCGTCGTCGCGCCGGATGTCGGCGGCGGTTTTGGCACCAAGATCTTCCACTATCAGGAAGAGGCCTTCGTGACTTTCGCAGCCAAAGCCTGCAACCGGCCCGTCAAATGGACCTCCAGCCGGTCCGAGGCCTTCATGTCGGACGCGCATGGCCGTGACCATGTGACCAAAATCGAATTGGCGCTGGATGCGGAGAATAATTTCACGGCCCTACGCACGGATACCTATGCGAATATGGGTGCCTATCTCAGCACCTTTGCGCCCTCTGTCCCCACCTGGCTGCATGGCACGCTCATGGCGGGGAACTACAAAACGCCGCTGATCTATGTGAACGTCAAGGCGGTATTTACCAACACGGTGCCGGTGGATGCCTATCGCGGCGCGGGTCGCCCCGAAGCCACTTTCCAACTGGAACGGGTGGTCGATAAGGCGGCACGCGAATTGGGCGTCGATCCGATTGCGCTGCGCCGGCAGAACTTCATCACGCAATTCCCCTATGCCACCCCGGTGGCCGTGGAATATGATACGGGCGATTACGTGGCGACCATGGATAAGCTCGAAGAGCTTGGTGATTTGTCCGGCTTTGAGGCGCGTCTCAAGGAGTCCGAGGCCAAGGGGAAGTGGCGTGGTCTTGGCATCAACTGCTACATTGAGGCTTGTGGCATCGCGCCCTCCAACCTTGTGGGGCAACTTGGAGCACGTGCGGGACTTTACGAATCCGCCACTGTGCGGGTCAACGCAACGGGTGGTCTGGTCGTGATGACGGGCAGCCACAGCCACGGGCAGGGGCATGAAACCGCTTTCCCACAGGTGATCTCGGAAATGATCGGTATCCCCGAGGACATGATCGAAATCGTGCATGGTGACACCGCCAATGCGCCGATGGGCATGGGCACCTATGGCTCGCGCTCACTGGCGGTGGGCGGCTCGGCCATGGTGCGGGCCACCGAAAAGATCATCGCCAAGGCCAAGAAAATCGCCAGCCACCTGCTGGAGGCCTCCGAGGATGACATCGAACTCAAGGACGGCGCCTTCAGCGTCGCGGGGACGGATAAATCCGTGGCCTGGGGCGATGTGACACTGGCCGCCTATGTGCCGCATAACTACCCGCTCGAAGACCTCGAACCGGGGCTGGAGGAAACGGCGTTTTACGATCCGAGCAACTTTACCTACCCCTCAGGGGCCTATGCCTGCGAGGTCGAAGTGGACCCCGACACCGGCAAGGTCACCATCGAACGCTTCACCGCCGTTGATGATTTCGGCAATGTGGTGAACCCGATGATCGTGACCGGACAGGTGCATGGCGGGCTGGCGCAGGGGATCGGGCAGGCGTTGCTCGAAAACTGTTCCTATGACGAAAATGGCCAGCTGCTGAGCGCCTCCTATATGGATTACGCGATGCCGCGTGCCGATGATGTGCCGTTCTATGCGGTCGATCATTCGTGTCAAACGCCCTGTACCCATAACCCACTGGGCGTGAAGGGCTGCGGCGAGGCCGGGGCCATCGGTTCACCGCCCTCGGTCGTCAATGCGGTGGTGGATGCGCTGCAACGCGGTGGCAAGGACGTGACGCATATCGACATGCCGCTGACGCCCTCGCGCGTCTGGGCGGCGATGCAATGA
- a CDS encoding xanthine dehydrogenase family protein subunit M, whose product MYNFDVEMPSSVGDAVSALSREDAQALGGGQTLIPTLKQRLASPSVLVSLSGIAEMKGVCTGDDGQLCIGGSTTHATVATDAASKYPGLADLASHIGDPAVRNRGTIGGSLANNDPSACYPAAALGSGATIVTNTRSIAADDYFQGMFTTALEEGEIITEVRFPIPQASNYQKFLQPASRFALVGVFVAKFADGVRVAVTGASNDGVFRWSEAEAALSSNFSADALDGMTVSGDDMINDLHGTGAYRAHLVGVMTKRAVAAAA is encoded by the coding sequence ATGTACAACTTTGATGTGGAAATGCCCAGTTCGGTGGGGGATGCGGTCTCCGCACTCAGCCGTGAAGATGCGCAGGCCCTGGGCGGCGGTCAAACGCTGATTCCGACGTTAAAACAACGCCTTGCAAGCCCTTCGGTTCTGGTGAGCCTCTCTGGTATCGCCGAGATGAAGGGGGTGTGCACGGGGGATGATGGTCAGCTTTGTATCGGTGGATCGACCACCCACGCGACGGTGGCCACCGATGCAGCCTCAAAATATCCGGGTCTGGCCGACCTCGCCAGCCATATCGGTGACCCCGCGGTACGTAACCGCGGCACCATTGGTGGCAGCCTTGCCAATAACGACCCCTCCGCATGCTATCCTGCTGCGGCACTTGGGTCGGGCGCGACCATCGTGACAAACACCCGTTCCATCGCGGCGGATGACTATTTTCAGGGCATGTTCACGACCGCTTTGGAAGAAGGCGAAATCATCACCGAAGTGCGCTTTCCGATCCCGCAGGCCTCAAACTATCAAAAATTCCTGCAACCGGCGTCACGCTTTGCGCTTGTAGGCGTTTTTGTGGCGAAATTCGCGGATGGCGTACGTGTGGCGGTGACTGGCGCATCCAATGACGGTGTGTTCCGCTGGAGCGAGGCTGAAGCAGCTCTGTCGTCCAATTTTTCTGCGGATGCGCTTGATGGAATGACCGTCAGTGGTGATGACATGATCAATGATCTCCATGGCACAGGCGCTTATCGCGCGCATCTGGTGGGTGTCATGACCAAACGGGCGGTCGCCGCAGCGGCCTGA
- the infC gene encoding translation initiation factor IF-3 — protein sequence MARRPHNAPPQRDTGPRVNEKIRNSEIRLIGADGENVGVVTPDRAMEMANDAGLDLVEISPNANPPVCKIMDFGKFKYETQKREAEARKKQKIIEIKEVKFRPNTDTNDYDVKMRNVFKFIENGDKVKITLRFRGREMAHQNLGRELLERVAEDTKDVGRIENFPKMEGRQMVMLIGPLPK from the coding sequence ATCGCTCGCAGACCCCATAACGCGCCGCCTCAACGTGACACAGGCCCGCGCGTCAACGAAAAAATTCGCAACTCAGAAATCCGCCTGATTGGTGCTGATGGTGAAAATGTCGGTGTCGTGACGCCCGACCGCGCCATGGAGATGGCAAATGACGCCGGTTTGGACCTTGTAGAGATTTCGCCGAACGCCAACCCGCCCGTGTGCAAAATCATGGATTTCGGCAAGTTCAAATACGAGACGCAAAAACGCGAAGCCGAAGCCCGCAAGAAACAGAAAATCATTGAGATCAAAGAGGTCAAGTTCCGACCCAACACCGATACCAACGATTATGATGTGAAAATGCGCAATGTTTTCAAGTTCATCGAAAACGGCGATAAGGTGAAAATTACGCTGCGCTTCCGGGGGCGCGAGATGGCGCACCAGAACCTGGGCCGTGAACTGCTCGAACGGGTTGCTGAGGATACCAAAGACGTGGGCCGCATCGAGAACTTTCCCAAAATGGAAGGCCGCCAGATGGTCATGCTGATCGGGCCGTTGCCGAAATAA
- a CDS encoding translation initiation factor 3, translating to MKNLIWVLVAAVILGGGYYLISGQRVDEAVREVITTEPDTDTAQAVPEVDDTAAQAEVVLDNAASDASGTVESTAEDIATAAGDAVEDAVETMADVVDEATAAVSQAADEAAEQAADLAQEATAATEEAATTAGEALTEMVQDASEAGENLLSDATPDAATDTPAVAEQSAPTRESLAAVDDVKEAEALTVAGFDLAKVNEMIENSDLATTQKLVLSNAVKSAQDNPALLEAALTQLRNALGGQ from the coding sequence ATGAAAAATCTGATTTGGGTTTTGGTCGCTGCGGTCATCCTGGGGGGTGGTTATTATCTGATTTCCGGTCAGCGTGTGGATGAAGCCGTTCGCGAGGTCATTACCACCGAACCGGACACTGATACAGCACAGGCGGTTCCAGAGGTTGATGATACAGCGGCGCAAGCCGAGGTCGTGCTGGACAACGCTGCTTCTGATGCGAGCGGGACGGTCGAAAGCACCGCAGAAGACATCGCAACCGCAGCGGGTGATGCGGTCGAGGACGCCGTTGAGACAATGGCTGATGTTGTAGATGAGGCAACGGCGGCGGTTTCGCAAGCGGCTGATGAAGCGGCTGAGCAGGCCGCCGACCTCGCCCAAGAGGCAACGGCTGCAACCGAAGAGGCCGCTACAACCGCCGGTGAAGCCCTTACTGAAATGGTGCAGGATGCCAGTGAAGCTGGCGAAAACCTCCTGAGCGATGCGACGCCCGATGCCGCGACGGACACGCCCGCAGTTGCCGAGCAGAGCGCTCCAACGCGCGAAAGTCTGGCCGCTGTGGATGACGTAAAAGAGGCAGAAGCCCTGACTGTGGCAGGATTCGATTTGGCGAAGGTCAATGAGATGATTGAAAATTCAGATCTGGCGACAACGCAAAAGCTGGTGTTGAGCAACGCGGTTAAATCGGCGCAGGATAACCCGGCACTTCTTGAAGCCGCTTTGACCCAATTGCGCAACGCCTTGGGCGGTCAGTAA
- a CDS encoding ferredoxin--NADP reductase yields MTEQTPVTQAAAVKVPTLPDAQTVTSVQHWTDRLFSFRVTRPASLRFRSGEFVMIGLMGDPHPETGKQKPLLRAYSIASPSWDEELEFYSIKVQDGPLTSKLQHIKPGDEIILRPKPVGTLVHDALLPGKRLWFFATGTGFAPFASLLRDPQTFEDYEQVIIAHTCRDVAELEYGRQLIETLRSDEMMLELLGEENLKKLTYYPTTTRETSPKMGRITTLLKDGTMFADLEIDGISPDTDRAMVCGSMGLNTDLKEILEGFDLEEGANSDPKHYVVEKAFVG; encoded by the coding sequence ATGACCGAGCAAACACCTGTGACCCAAGCCGCCGCCGTAAAAGTCCCCACCCTGCCCGATGCGCAGACCGTAACCAGCGTTCAGCACTGGACGGATCGCCTGTTCTCGTTCCGCGTGACGCGCCCTGCGTCCTTGCGGTTTCGGTCCGGCGAATTCGTGATGATCGGGCTGATGGGGGACCCGCATCCCGAAACCGGCAAGCAAAAGCCGTTGCTGCGCGCCTATTCCATCGCATCGCCCTCCTGGGACGAGGAACTGGAATTCTATTCAATCAAGGTGCAGGACGGGCCGCTGACCTCCAAGCTGCAACATATCAAGCCGGGCGATGAGATCATCCTGCGTCCCAAACCCGTTGGCACATTGGTGCATGATGCCCTGTTGCCGGGCAAACGGCTGTGGTTTTTTGCCACCGGCACCGGGTTCGCCCCCTTTGCGTCCTTGCTGCGTGATCCGCAGACCTTTGAGGATTACGAACAGGTGATTATCGCCCATACCTGCCGCGATGTGGCGGAATTGGAATATGGTCGCCAATTGATCGAGACCCTGCGCAGCGATGAGATGATGCTGGAGCTTTTGGGCGAAGAAAACCTCAAAAAGCTCACCTATTACCCGACGACCACGCGCGAGACGTCCCCCAAGATGGGACGGATCACGACGTTGTTGAAAGACGGCACTATGTTTGCGGACCTGGAGATCGATGGCATTTCGCCTGACACCGATCGCGCGATGGTATGCGGTTCCATGGGGCTTAACACGGACCTCAAGGAAATTCTCGAAGGGTTTGACCTGGAAGAGGGCGCCAATTCCGATCCTAAACATTACGTCGTGGAAAAGGCCTTCGTCGGTTAA
- a CDS encoding DUF934 domain-containing protein, with the protein MSILVTDTGFTQDDWCEPFITLDAANDATALDIPSNAEPADIPLCDGLHMIRVDFPSSADGRGFTIARQLRLRGFTGRLRARGHVLADQYAMARRAGFDEVEISDELAARQPEDQWQFRANWKDHNYQSRLRG; encoded by the coding sequence ATGAGCATTCTCGTTACAGATACCGGTTTCACACAAGACGATTGGTGTGAGCCTTTCATCACATTGGACGCGGCAAATGACGCCACAGCGTTGGATATTCCCTCAAATGCGGAGCCCGCAGATATACCGCTGTGCGACGGGCTGCACATGATCCGGGTGGATTTCCCCTCCTCTGCTGACGGGCGCGGCTTTACCATCGCAAGACAACTTCGGTTGCGCGGCTTTACCGGGCGGTTGCGCGCGCGCGGGCATGTTCTGGCGGATCAATACGCCATGGCGCGCCGGGCCGGATTTGACGAGGTTGAAATCTCCGATGAACTGGCCGCACGCCAGCCCGAAGATCAATGGCAGTTCCGCGCCAATTGGAAGGACCATAATTACCAATCCCGCCTGCGTGGCTGA